Genomic segment of Benincasa hispida cultivar B227 chromosome 1, ASM972705v1, whole genome shotgun sequence:
acaacgtttgatcatcattcattaaactctttaacaaagtctttgatcaactattgcatgcttgtagcaaatctatctaattcacctttccaggtaggttcccaggtaggggtgttccgtttccatcagcttaaaaatcctagcctagccagaacccgccttagacaaggttctttatagatatatttaatacaaatttaatcttttattcaaataaatttaatcctattaaactgattcaaaagattaaacttagatatctaatctcattagaactatgaacttaggtctacctcaatcaaattttaatacccttttaaacatgattttacctaagttcgcatgcaactcttttatAATAGGAAACATctaaaaccatccacaatgcGAAGCAGCACatacaaggtatttataactcttataaataaacctaagtgtcatgctccatgcattgttcattcattactactttgaTACAAttcttatataacaaagtagtgaaacaagcatacatgctctcatacacccttatagtataacacttataatataaagaagatgcatgaatatgcttaatgcatgcataaatataactcttatattatatgatgcatgaacatgctttaatgtaatttcaacATGCgatctactatattataacatttataatataaagatgatgcatgaacaaaagcataacctaaggtgggttttaaatctatatgtcatacattatggcatatagacaaacatacatctcatgtacattagataaaagttgatgaaccgagaTAATTAGCTTCAAATCTTGaagaataaagctaactattacaaagagcaTTGTgtcaaccggttcaaacaggcgaaccgggtcttgaattgTCCGGGCGAAGCCGCATCTCCTTGATCATGTAACAGCTCcctgtgatcgtctagcaacgCTATATgagcataaacgatcgtttagcatggaTCGAGTGCCTATGACAATGCGATGAGGCATGAAGGTCACGCGATCATGCATCGCACATCGTGTAACGCATGCCTAAACGATCAGGTAGACGACAACTATGcggtgaagcatgatcgtctaaatgatcgcagaGCAAGCGTCAAGTATCGTATACCGGGTGATcgtgtagccagtgactatgcgatgaagcatgctggactacacgatcgtttagtgtgcgtGCCTACCGTGCAACGAGTACAATAAATTCGATGTGATCGTTTACCCCTGCGTCTATGCGATTGAGCAGCCAACGCAACACAATAGAGTAAATGctttacttgatcgtttagcattagccatgagatcgtttagcaaatgctacatgatcaggtaacttttctacacgatcgttttgcCAAATCttaatgatcgtttagcttgggctacacgatgtgaccaacctttggtcttcttcctcgatgagaacaaCATCTTCATgtttcgaaacttcatcatgaatgacttaaaacacttcaaacactttgaatacagactcgatttcTTGTTAATTGTTTTATCTAAGGAgcaatatcctaagacacctcaagaggctgaggaaatgagacagattccctatgtaTCGGTTATTGGAAGTctcatgtatgcaatgttatgtactaaacctgacatttgctatgcaatagggattgtcagtcgatatcagtccaatccaggattagatcactggacgacgttcaaaacgattctcaagtatcttcggagaacgagagactatatgttcgtgtatggagataaggatttgatccttaaagGATACataaactctgactttcagactgatagagattctaaAAAATCGACAcaagggtcagtgttcactttgaatggagaggctatagtttggcgaagcatcaagcaaggatacaTCGCAGACTCCAttatgtgttggattttatgtcctaaaactcgtggtatgtaaacaatggaacttattctagaaattcaataaatatgttattgaataaatctattgcttgaatagaaatctaataaacctaaaagtcccttgactattggattttacttgaactttatatggagatataaaggtggatcaggttcgagtaaatagtcaaaatgatctataatatatggataaagttgggtaccttattctggtaacactattctgctctgtagttgttataaggagttgtaaagtgctacaaacgaagtgatcctaattctatcatgttggacatgagaagtgagggtgtccttgtgcaaaaaagtttgtacaagatcggactacgaaatgagtcactcttactttatatcgctgtttattgtttaagactaattatttcaaagcgaagacctaggtaacttgaccttaatcctgagctaactatgaactcctgtttattcgggattatccatAGATTTtaataggtgagggttgactcaataaCGGCAGCTCAATAATACTGCCATTTTAgaggtaagactggatagatagctagaaacatagggtgcaagagggaattcactcctacccgctttagggatagtagagaagttgtttccttaagtgctgattatgggacttgaacaagggattccgccctctcatttggtattgagggactcagttttgtgattggattacaaaacaattgtttattagggaatcaatggagacttaagaaacaagaggtaatttcggaagtaaaacagagatttgacccaactgttattgcaaacaacctgtgaagagttaacttactaatcatggttatatcgagtggagatgatatatctacagtgaggggagttcaactatgggttttagtggagtaacccattagttaacgagtgggggttagatcagtttaatgagtttagtcgattaatctcggatcgttggagcccatgatttgtaggtccatgaggtccccctactagctcggaaatggattagctcgagagtagcgtgataagctCGGAaatgaaacgttcaaattagaatcaaacagaattggagaaaatatatttaaatatgatttaattatatgaagataaatttgtataaaaattaatttaatattggatattaaattaattagaattatttaaattgtttaaataattatttattaattttattagaaaattaatttatgaaaagtttgtaaaatttataaattttgattttggaaataaaatatgatttaaaaatcaattttagattttagaaattgaaaattacacaaacttgaaaaatgggtttttcaagttcatcttcaacttgctcactaGGAACCCATCACCTCTTCCTTGATTTACTCCAAgtatgagctgcatctcatgcaacatatctctttgcatgatagtctgcaatatattgaagagattggagtgaagaattgATTGATGAAACCGaatgaattttctaaaaattcggatgaagaaggtgttatTCATTTTAGGTTGATGCAGTGAGCTATCTCCATATTCcttttgattccaacttattttgagtcccacaactcaatctagagcaccaagaggatagtaggaaagatcttgtaGTGGTCTACATAAGGATTGGGAGGATTTAGCAATTGAAAATAAAGATTTcaatggttcggccaaggtatgttcttgaaacccattaaactttgttttagcatgtttcttttatgccaaaattaatcaattagagtgcttatggatcctgttcCCTTCCGCTGCGTGCTGATGTCAATCCaacactatggaagccaaatatgtagccgcttgtgaagctgctaaagaggctatttgacttaggaagttccttaccaatttggaagttattccaaatatgtctttgccgatcactctttattgtgataacagtggggtTGTGGCACATTCTAAGGAACCTCAGAGTAACTGAAAAGGAAAACACATAgaacggaagtatcatttgacAGTTTTCTGGATGTTAAATACCATTGGATGGGTTACTTTTTATTGGCACTGGAAGCACATCACATTATGGCAGGGTAACGTTTCACAGTTTAATGAATCTTCCACTTATTTGATGGGATGGTTAAGAGATTATCTATGGTTAAACTCTTCACAACTTATCAATGGATATAATCCTTTTGGTATGAATAAGCTCACGTCGGAGCACAaagttgttgatccgtttacaaaggctctcacggctaacgTGTTCAAGGATCATTTAaaaagtctgggtctacgagacataTGACACcttatctagggcaagtgggagatgatactggggtatagaatatgccctagtttattgtatattgtactgttttcatgtattgtacattagtctcctgaggcattagaacaagtggtagattgttaggattggtgtcctaattctcctggtggtctcgtagtttgtaaacattttgtacacatattgttattaataaaataaattttattttatatgcatttactcaaatccaataaactaagatccatggttatttcatgtaacttaagcatgcatgtgagacatacaagtggatcatgacttaagtaataacctaaatggtctgtagtagatggataaaggagggatatcttatcctgttgacactacggatacgacccgctttgtagatgttacaagtgttgtaaagtgctacaaatggtttgatcctgaccgttcattggagacatgcgagcgggggtatcctatacaaagaatttataTAATACCGGACCACGatatgattagtctctttatataacaccgctgataattgagacttacatttcacttaAATGACcttaggtgacatgaccttaatcttgagtgagttaggaactcctgcctatgaggccaatcctttgatttgtattggtgagagtggctagattgccaactcaacaagcctactattttggggattcgtctgattggggagctaggaacttagctactcaagacgaaattcattccttccccgaagcagagtaagtagataaattgctcccttaagtgttgattctggttcttgaacatagtggccacaccctctcctggcctgagagaacttagtcatagtaggactatgacttattgtttattagaggaatcaatggtacttaaggagttagatataactatatgAGGCGAAAACGgtgaattggcccagttgtagttacgagcgatttatgaagagtcatcgcaccgttgattggtcatatagacacataaatatatctgtagtgcgaagagtgtagctgtcgttatttagtagagtgaccaacaattaatagatggtggatctcatgattaaagagtttaatcagttattcacgtaccattggagcttcaagctacaggtccatgcggtccccttggtagttcaataggttcaagttgagaatcagattttgggttagtttgaagtgttcaaattaacaagaggaaattcaattatatgtgatataattgatttgatatatttgatacattatcattggaggaattaatataaatattatttatattaaataccataaaatagaaaaagaactatggtttatatgtttcacgatcgagtagcaaagtctatacgataggcttcattttctaaacgattgagtatttcgtctatacgatagacaaccttcatctcccacttacttgatcgtctatgcgattgTCTACCTCTtgctttcctcaatccaaaatcatacaaagcccacaactcctgaattctcacaccgagaataccaaagtaaccATTGTGTTGATGTTCTAAttttgttcgaggatcgagttggactcgattggtaTCGAGGTTCATTCAGACGTTCGTTGAGATCAAGTTATGATCGTTGCGTTCGAATTCGTGTTGATTGAACGATTTgttgaacgatcgagggatacatgaagaaaggttcttcaaaggttcgcatattctatcccttgtatcttcaTATTatgtagcatgctgtaattttctaattatgcataatttgttcgtttccgtttagactgtaattgttgtgttctttctcaatagGATTTGGATCGATCCGCTTCCGTTCACAGGATGTCTTGTTGAGATTTCCTTTAGATATGTGTTGGTTTGTTTCAGTTCTTAATTATGTTGGTTTTTAATATTgagattgagaataattttgagaTGGATATATGCTATAAGTGGTGGTGCGAGGGTTAATTATATTGACATTGTTATTTGTATAttgaatttgagtttaaaatgtgtaaatacgggttggttttaatattaagttatttgtatattgagattGAGAATACTTTTGAGATGGGTATATGTTACAATGAGTTTgtggttaaattataagtagGGGGAGGAGACTGAATATACTTaggtttgagattgaaatatgtagatatgagtttattgggtttaagttgggttttaagttctatattaggtttgagattgaaatatgtaGATATGAGTTGGTTAGATTTAAGttgggttttaagttctatattaggtttgagattgaaatatgtaGATATGAGTTGGTTGGGTtttgggttttaagttttatattaggtttgagattgaaataCGAAGATAtgagttggtttgtttcaatttttaatgttcttagttgagttttaagttctatattatTGAGAATAAATTTGAGACGCGTATATGCTATATTAAGTATGTGGTTAAAATAAGTTGGGGGAGGGAACATGAGTGATTGTCTAATTATGTTGAGATtgttatttgtatattgagtttgagtttaaaatgtataaatacGGGTTGGTTTGAAATTAAAGTGGGTTTTATTTGTTAATGTGAATATTGGTTTTAAAGTTGGTATAGgggtaaatgtataattatgattaaatttaaattgggttttaagttctatattgagtttgagattgaaatatacaagtttgagttggtttgtttcaattcattaatattcttagttgagttttaaattctatattcatttttagattggtatatggtatattgagcattaaacttatttaaatttgtattttgtaggtatttcGAGATTTATGTTGAAGATGTTGACAAGCGTAGTTAGGTGGTAGAATTGTGTTTTATAGGTAGTTTGTTATCATGTAATCTTATTTTGGAGTTAAGGAATTGTGGATGTTATGGTATATTTAAGATGAATAGTATTAGTAAGTTGTTTACTTGACAAACTCTTGAGATTCAAACATgttttctatatattatttactaTTGTAGACATAGACTTGATTTTggcaaattttattttagtttgtttgatatttgtaagattcaaataggtatgacatttgaaaaaaaaaaaagatttagatatagaaaattaaaaaaaaaaagttaatttcaACGGTTAAATATATAATCTCGACAATACAAGGGGTCgggaaaaagaataattttatgTGTTTCACCTTTTCCCGACTCCAATAAACCATCCCCCAACGGTCCAGGGGTCGAGAAAAGCCATTAAATTTCGACGATGGAAACACACCGTCTAGGCAAGGCCGCTTATCCCAACGGTCTTTATAAATTATCACCGACGATGGAAACAGACAAATTTGTCACCGTTGGGAGATATTTATTTATCCCAACGATATCTTTGTACCGTCGGGCTAAGTTTTAGCTCCCGACGGTCTTTATAAATTAGGACCGTCGGGGTTTGGCCGCTTATCCCGATGATTGTTTAGGGCTATCCTCTATCCGTCGAGATAACTTTTTTGCCCTACAACACGACTTTTATACCGATGGGGAAGGTTTCGCCAACGGAGCTTTCCTGACGATTTTCAGTCTGTCGAGAAAGATTTGGTTGGCGGTTTTTTGGACTAATGTCGACGACTTTCAGTGTTGGGAAATGTCCAAGTTATTGAAGTGTATCAATTATATGATCTATCGCTAATAGACTTTTACCAACGATAtgttctatcactgatagactcctaccagtGTTATGGTCTGTAATTGATAgactatctaaattttgttatatctataatttttttcattatgctatatttattaatattttatgtttgattgctatatttgcaaccgCTCctaatttatattagaaatttttttaagacaaatttgaaagtataaactTGATTTACTGTTAAAAGAATCCATTTACATTATATCTATAGAGAAAATGTTAACGATAAATTATCTTGTCTTTTCGTCTCCAATCTTTAATTAAGTTGATTATATGCTTAGTAAATATACGTATTGCCAATAATTTTATGGTgcttattcaattaattttcattgaattaattagtttaaattttgcAAAAGATAGTGTAGTTTTATTAGCAACCTTAttgtcaaaaaagaaaattattgtaGTAGgaaaagagaaattatttcaaatgataaaattgttgaaaatatttataaaatatagcaaaatttcagaactatgaatgatagacgttgatagacactgatagacttctatcaatgtctaacAATGTTATTGgtagacaatgatagaagtttatcagtgtctatcggtATCTATCCtttatagttctaaaattttattatgtttgataaatattttgattcatttttatatatttaaaaatagcccCATGAAAAACTTAATTCGTACTTTAATAGGTTAAGTAAACTTAATTCGTACTTTAATAGGTTAAGTAAATGTTGAAATTGACATAAATTTTTAAGACAAACAAGAGCTGAATCTCAAATAACGAATAATATTGTAAGTGGCAATGATTATTAACGTCtccaaacaaaattataaataaaggatctaattgataattttttatacatcacatgtcaaattgaaaattttaaaagatgaaggACGAGATGGAGAATTACTAAAAACATTAGTGAATCTTATCTATATTTTGttcattataaaaatttaaattaccGACTATTGAACAAGTTCTTTTTTACAGCCTTTTAACGTTCAATTTTGAGTCTAATTATATATTCTTAACAAATTAAAtcgttttaaatttaattattctattagatataaattaaaaaaaaattatccaataaaaCCCAAACTTTCTATATACTAGGTCTgtccattaaaaaaatatcgttAAAGTGAGTTTGACTTAGTGATATTAGCATGTGGTCGGTAGTTCAATCTCCCACTCCTGCAATTGCTGACCTATTGAACTCAAAAATCAATGTTAAAAAACACTTTGATCCCATACCTTTGtaagaaattttataaaattaagatcAATTTTTATTACGCAACGGGTTAGTGTTTAtaacttataaaaatatttgatcCCAGACATGtgtgaaaatttttataaaatcttaataatattttaatgataagtactagctcattaaaaattattataaatttaaaggtaaatggactaaattattataaattgaagcttaaaaactaaattcttACTAGTTTGACTTATaagtatgatattaaatttcctTTGACACCTCGACATTTTTACATTTGTATGGGTCCAAAATGATGAATTGACATTTCCATTATATCTATTAAAGAAAAATCTTATAAACATAaggaacaaaaaagaaaatgtcactaatgtaaatataacaattaataataaatatgttaacttatttaaaaattataatatactttatttacaatttttacaGAGATATCCATCAACATTGATATTtcacatttataaattaaaacctCAACATTTTCGTCAACATAGACATTTTAAACCTTGCTTACAAGACCGTTTTTAAAATAAAcccattttaatttaaaacaagtgaacaaatattcaaaataagagtggaaatataaataaaattttaataaaaaataaaaaaattgaaaaccaaaaaaaaaaaataaaccataccaaataaaaactaatccttttttttttttttgttggacaTTGTTTGAATCcattctttataaaattattggtTTTGTGCCAACAAGAGCATAGCTCGATTGAATGCTTGTACTATCGACCTCGAGACctaaggttcgatttctccacccctcactttaattacaatatctttaaaaaaaaaaaatattagttttGTTTGACTCCAAAATCGAACCCGTTGTCTGCCTTATGAAGAGGCTAAATTTGTcatttaacccaaaaaaaaattgaaaaagaaaaggaggtTTATTTTGGGTGTTTGAAAGGTTTTCAAGTTGAGAGATGGTTGGTTTTAAATGGAAGGGTTTTGGAAGAAATCCGCCATTTTCGACCTTGAAAGCAGCGATAAAGACGGGTCTGTAATGGCTATGGAGAATTATGCCCTAACCAACCAAATTCCTCTCATTATAACTATAAACAAACTACGAACAATCCTACCAACGAATCAGACCTTTCCGCTTCCATTTTCTTCCTTCCTTCTTCGCGATCTCTCCCCTCTCTGTTCTGAATCCGGGAGAGAtctatttccttttccttccaatttcttcttctcctccgcCTCCTCTTCCGTCGATTTTCCCTCTATCAATGGGTTGCGGAGAGTCCAAGCTTGCTGTCGCCACCGCCGATGGCATCCTTCACCGCAAGAAGTCCATCGCCGGACGATCTAAGAGCGGACGCAAATCTGCTGATGGATCGAAGAGCAGCGCCGATGCGGCTGTGGCTGATTTGAAGGTTCCGTCTCAGAACAAAATCGATGAGGAAAAAGTCGATAGCGCTGTGAAGATTGAATCGGAGAATAAGATAGAGCAGcgagaagagaagaagatcgATGACGACGCTGCGAAGATTAAATCGGAGAAGAAGATCCATGACGCTGTGAAGATTGAATCGGAGAAGAAGATCGATGGCGCTGTGAAGAGTGAATCGGAGGAGAAGATCGATAGCGTTGTGGCGGAGGTTCAGAATGTGGCGACGGAGGGAGGGAAAACAGAGGAGAGAAAGGAGAAGGAGGTCACCGGTGATAgtgagaagaaggagaaggaggcCACCGGTGATAgtgagaagaaggagaaggagggCGGAGATAATGGCGGTTCTGTTGAAAAACAGGTCGCCGGAGAAACGAAAGcagagaaggagaaggagaaggaggcCGGTGAAATTGTAGTAGAACAGAAGATTAAACCTGTTGAAGAAAAACCGTTGACCGGAGAAGTCGAACAGGGAATTAAACTTGTAGAGGAAAAGCAGTTGGTCGGAGAAACGAAAACAGAGAAGAAGGACGGCGGCGCTGTTGAACAAGCAAACAAACCTGCGGAGGAAAAACAGTTGGCCGAAGAACCCAAAGTAGAGAAGCAAAATGGTacgtaaaattttgaaagaatgcaacaaattattttcataaaaatggcttttaaaaaataagttaaattACAACTTTTGACTATTAGCTTTCaagttaaatttatatattgctTTCTAAATTTTGTTGTCAAATACTTTTAATAtccaaaaccaaatttaaaaacaaatttttatatttgacaAATTCAAGCATTTATTTTACTATGGTTAAggaatgaaaaatatttgggtGTTGTTGATATCCAATAACATATTGTCATgtgtcattttaaaaaaatgaattattattattttgtgtaaaagaaagaaaagatgtTATTAGAGGTGAGTAGGTTGCACTAATCATtccttttaaataattattataaaataaatacatttttcaaaaaccaaacttggcctagatttttttaaagttttgaatAGGCTCTAAACATTTAATTGCATTGTTTACTACAttattaaacattaaaaatatctaataagtacttcaactttcaatga
This window contains:
- the LOC120089077 gene encoding histone-lysine N-methyltransferase, H3 lysine-79 specific-like, giving the protein MGCGESKLAVATADGILHRKKSIAGRSKSGRKSADGSKSSADAAVADLKVPSQNKIDEEKVDSAVKIESENKIEQREEKKIDDDAAKIKSEKKIHDAVKIESEKKIDGAVKSESEEKIDSVVAEVQNVATEGGKTEERKEKEVTGDSEKKEKEATGDSEKKEKEGGDNGGSVEKQVAGETKAEKEKEKEAGEIVVEQKIKPVEEKPLTGEVEQGIKLVEEKQLVGETKTEKKDGGAVEQANKPAEEKQLAEEPKVEKQNGEAVKLKEETQAKKEEAAAPKVEETQSSATPLEDKNVKDPKENAVDLGVKDSTAEEKKIAPKSGIEGMPAN